In Palleronia sp. LCG004, a single window of DNA contains:
- a CDS encoding GNAT family N-acetyltransferase produces the protein MIQKSTKQSGSQAVTGKVVTDQPIIRSERLIIRPVDIGDTGLLELHRGDVRIARGTQTVPHPLPPGATEAFVRRAVDPERTEDIWIIDATPCKGSPVSGMIRMKSLERGQSDIRYWVAPDAWGAHIASEAVQAMVDANPHECRTMFAEVFQDNPASARVLVNAGFQWLGDAETFSVARNGRVPTWTYTRKMD, from the coding sequence ATGATCCAGAAATCGACGAAGCAGAGCGGTTCGCAGGCCGTAACCGGGAAAGTCGTCACCGATCAACCGATCATTCGCAGCGAGCGCCTCATCATCCGTCCGGTCGACATCGGCGATACCGGCCTGCTCGAACTGCATCGCGGCGATGTGCGCATCGCGAGGGGAACGCAAACGGTGCCACATCCCTTGCCACCTGGAGCGACCGAAGCGTTCGTAAGGCGTGCAGTGGACCCCGAACGGACGGAGGATATCTGGATCATTGACGCGACCCCCTGCAAGGGATCGCCGGTAAGCGGCATGATACGGATGAAGAGCCTCGAGCGGGGGCAGTCCGATATCAGATACTGGGTCGCGCCCGACGCATGGGGTGCACATATCGCGTCCGAGGCCGTTCAGGCGATGGTTGATGCCAATCCTCACGAATGCCGGACAATGTTTGCTGAAGTGTTTCAGGACAACCCCGCTTCTGCGCGTGTTCTGGTGAATGCCGGCTTTCAATGGCTGGGCGATGCCGAAACCTTCTCGGTTGCCAGGAATGGCCGGGTTCCGACATGGACCTACACGCGCAAGATGGACTGA
- a CDS encoding GNAT family N-acetyltransferase, which translates to MARVFPFLRTQRLTLRPPKTTDAAVIAREIGNYDVARWLVSVPYPYHERDARSFIAECEPGRIWVIEDDAGLCGAIDTRGELGYWLARRAWGKGYLTEAGDTVLDAYFEDRRHKSIVSGYMTENARSASVLSKLGFERVGTSLIGSVSLGQDVASEAVRLSRSRWRERRRYRLATKRLRLRELHDSDRNSINRLLTKTNFVSAIPNAFQILTGQAGRTWLDPVRYRGRPGFGTAITTRTGRLVGVMVLGRESDNSATDFSIFIDEAYRGQGLMREAAAAFLADVTERFDLEKVLSEYPVDASAGRDLLQDLGFVPTRCNSTETTERLEPGARVIYRLERSNLRADP; encoded by the coding sequence ATGGCGCGTGTCTTTCCCTTTCTCCGCACACAGCGCCTGACCCTTAGGCCGCCCAAGACGACCGACGCCGCGGTGATCGCGCGCGAAATAGGGAATTACGACGTCGCGCGTTGGCTGGTTTCGGTTCCCTATCCGTACCACGAGAGAGATGCCCGCAGCTTCATAGCCGAGTGTGAGCCCGGCAGGATCTGGGTGATCGAAGACGATGCGGGGCTCTGTGGAGCGATAGATACACGCGGTGAGCTCGGATACTGGCTCGCCCGTCGGGCTTGGGGGAAAGGTTATCTCACCGAAGCAGGCGATACGGTCCTTGATGCCTATTTTGAAGATCGTAGACACAAGTCGATCGTCAGCGGTTACATGACGGAGAACGCACGATCGGCCAGCGTGCTGTCCAAGCTCGGTTTCGAACGGGTAGGCACGTCGCTTATCGGATCGGTATCGCTCGGTCAGGATGTAGCATCGGAAGCGGTTCGACTATCGAGGAGTCGCTGGCGAGAGCGGCGACGTTATCGTCTTGCGACCAAACGGCTGCGGCTGCGCGAGCTGCACGATTCCGACCGGAATTCGATCAACCGTCTTTTGACGAAAACGAACTTCGTGTCGGCAATACCAAATGCTTTCCAGATTTTGACCGGGCAGGCCGGAAGGACTTGGCTCGACCCCGTTCGATATCGCGGGCGGCCGGGATTTGGTACTGCAATCACTACTCGGACAGGACGGTTGGTTGGTGTGATGGTCCTTGGACGAGAAAGCGATAATAGTGCGACCGACTTCAGTATTTTCATTGATGAGGCCTATCGCGGTCAGGGATTGATGCGAGAGGCTGCGGCGGCGTTTCTCGCCGATGTGACTGAACGCTTCGATCTCGAGAAAGTACTTTCCGAGTATCCCGTTGACGCGTCGGCAGGCCGTGATCTTCTTCAGGATCTCGGCTTTGTTCCGACCCGGTGCAATTCGACGGAAACGACCGAGCGACTTGAGCCCGGAGCCCGGGTGATCTATCGGCTGGAACGCAGCAATTTGAGGGCAGATCCATGA
- the obgE gene encoding GTPase ObgE, with translation MKFLDLAKVSIRSGAGGGGAISFRREKYIEFGGPDGGDGGAGGDVIVEAVDGLNTLIDFRYQQHFFAKNGQHGMGKQRTGADGDDIVLRVPVGTELLEEDEESVIADLTEVGERVVLARGGNGGWGNLRYKSSTNQAPRRANPGQPGVERTIWLRLKLIADAGLLGLPNAGKSTFLAATSNARPKIADYPFTTLHPNLGVVGVDDAEFVMADIPGLIAGASEGRGIGDRFLGHVERCSVLLHLVDGTSEDVAADYRTIIDELEAYGGILATRPRVTALNKIDALDDEERQAARDALEEVAGPVMLMSGVSREGLTDVLRAVRSEISEDRLRQRKDDEGDEPWHP, from the coding sequence ATGAAATTTCTCGATCTCGCCAAGGTCTCCATCCGGTCTGGTGCCGGCGGCGGAGGGGCGATCTCCTTCCGACGCGAGAAGTATATTGAGTTCGGTGGTCCGGATGGCGGTGACGGGGGTGCGGGCGGCGATGTTATCGTCGAGGCCGTGGACGGGCTCAACACACTTATCGACTTTCGATACCAGCAGCATTTCTTCGCAAAGAACGGCCAGCATGGCATGGGCAAGCAGCGGACCGGCGCGGATGGCGACGACATCGTGCTGCGCGTTCCGGTCGGCACCGAACTCCTCGAGGAGGACGAGGAAAGCGTGATCGCCGACCTGACGGAAGTTGGCGAGCGTGTCGTTCTGGCCCGTGGCGGAAACGGAGGCTGGGGGAACCTGCGGTACAAATCGTCGACCAACCAAGCCCCCCGGCGCGCGAATCCCGGCCAGCCGGGAGTGGAGCGGACGATCTGGCTGCGGTTGAAACTCATCGCGGATGCGGGGCTCCTGGGACTTCCGAATGCAGGGAAATCGACCTTTCTGGCGGCAACGTCGAACGCGAGGCCCAAGATTGCGGATTATCCGTTCACGACGCTTCATCCAAATCTCGGCGTCGTGGGTGTCGACGATGCGGAGTTCGTGATGGCGGATATTCCGGGTCTCATCGCCGGGGCGAGCGAAGGTCGCGGCATTGGCGACAGGTTCCTCGGCCATGTCGAAAGATGCTCGGTTCTTCTCCACCTTGTGGATGGCACTTCCGAAGATGTAGCGGCGGATTACCGTACGATCATCGACGAGCTGGAGGCATATGGCGGTATCCTCGCTACGCGGCCGCGTGTCACCGCGCTCAACAAGATCGACGCTCTGGACGATGAAGAGCGACAGGCGGCGCGCGACGCCCTCGAGGAGGTCGCAGGCCCGGTCATGCTTATGTCGGGTGTCAGTCGCGAAGGTTTGACTGACGTGTTGCGCGCCGTGCGGAGCGAGATTTCGGAAGACCGCCTGCGACAGCGCAAGGACGACGAAGGCGACGAGCCTTGGCACCCCTGA
- the proB gene encoding glutamate 5-kinase: MAPLKPELSDARRLVVKIGSALLVDRETGMLRRDWLHALAEDVAELKSRGVDVVLVSSGSIALGRGGLDLGSDALTLERAQAAAAVGQIRLARAYEEALAPHGLTAAQILLTLEDSADRRRYLNARATLATLLRHGAVPIVNENDTVATDEIRFGDNDRLAAQIAVTVGADQLVLLSDVDGLYTANPQIDPQARHIPVVEAITPDIAAMAGEAASHLSKGGMRTKLMAARTATGAGCALAIAKGEADHALRELWRGARCTWFLADTDPQAARKAWIAASKPQGELVVDDGAVGALGSGKSLLPAGVVSVTGTFGRGDSVAILDANGAVLGHGLVRYTAAEARTIAGRRSGDIEALLGYPGRAALIHRDDMVL, encoded by the coding sequence TTGGCACCCCTGAAGCCGGAACTGAGCGATGCGCGGCGGCTGGTCGTCAAGATCGGTTCGGCGCTCCTTGTCGACCGCGAGACGGGAATGCTGCGCCGCGATTGGCTGCATGCGCTTGCCGAGGACGTCGCGGAGCTGAAGTCGCGTGGCGTCGACGTGGTCCTCGTCTCCTCTGGATCGATCGCGCTCGGACGAGGTGGGCTCGACCTGGGGTCGGACGCACTGACCCTCGAACGTGCGCAGGCCGCGGCCGCCGTCGGTCAGATTCGGCTGGCCCGGGCATATGAGGAGGCTCTCGCGCCTCATGGACTTACCGCGGCGCAAATTTTACTGACTCTCGAAGACAGCGCCGACCGGCGCCGATACCTCAACGCGCGCGCGACTCTTGCGACGCTGCTTCGGCACGGTGCGGTGCCCATCGTCAACGAGAATGACACCGTTGCGACGGATGAAATCCGGTTCGGCGACAATGACCGTCTCGCGGCACAAATCGCGGTAACGGTTGGAGCAGATCAGCTCGTGCTGTTGTCGGATGTCGATGGCCTTTATACGGCTAATCCGCAAATCGACCCACAGGCGCGGCATATTCCTGTGGTCGAGGCGATCACGCCGGACATCGCAGCGATGGCTGGCGAGGCGGCGTCGCATCTGTCGAAGGGGGGCATGCGGACAAAGCTCATGGCGGCGCGGACGGCAACGGGTGCAGGTTGCGCGCTCGCCATCGCGAAGGGAGAGGCCGACCACGCCTTGCGCGAGCTCTGGCGCGGCGCGCGCTGTACGTGGTTCCTCGCCGATACCGATCCGCAAGCCGCGCGCAAGGCCTGGATCGCCGCGTCGAAGCCGCAGGGTGAGCTCGTCGTGGATGATGGCGCGGTCGGGGCATTGGGCTCCGGCAAATCGCTACTGCCTGCCGGTGTGGTATCGGTTACCGGAACGTTCGGGCGAGGCGACAGCGTGGCGATCCTCGATGCGAATGGCGCAGTTCTCGGTCACGGGCTGGTGCGGTACACCGCTGCCGAAGCGCGGACCATTGCGGGTCGGCGATCCGGTGACATCGAGGCGCTGCTGGGTTATCCGGGGCGCGCGGCATTGATCCACCGCGACGACATGGTTCTGTGA
- a CDS encoding glutamate-5-semialdehyde dehydrogenase: MDDMGRRARDAAGILAIASADAKCRALDLAAARLVAATEEIVEANAKDMEFAREKGQSPAMLDRLALDPERIAAIADSLRTVAVQDDPVGAVLASWEMPSGIGIERVRTPLGVVGVIYESRPNVTADAGALCLKSGNAVILRGGSESFHSSRAIHACLQYGLQEAGLPKDSIQLVPTRDRAAVSHMLGMTDAIDVIVPRGGKGLVSLVQREARVPVFAHLEGIVHIYIDAEADPEMALKVVLNAKTRRTGICGAVECLLIHEAVVDTIGQGVIRALIDAGVEVRGDSRLAGIDGVQSAGEEDWGREYLDNIVAARVVEDLDAALAHIARYGSDHTDCILTEDAKAAARFLNEVDSAIVMHNASTQFADGGEFGMGAEIGIATGRLHARGPVGAQQLTSFKYKVRGTGAIRS, from the coding sequence ATGGACGATATGGGGCGTCGTGCGCGCGATGCGGCGGGTATCCTGGCCATAGCATCGGCTGACGCCAAGTGCCGCGCGCTTGATCTGGCGGCCGCGAGATTGGTCGCCGCGACCGAAGAAATAGTCGAGGCGAATGCGAAGGATATGGAGTTCGCGCGTGAGAAGGGTCAGAGCCCGGCGATGCTCGACCGACTTGCGCTCGACCCCGAACGGATCGCCGCCATTGCAGATAGCCTTCGTACTGTTGCCGTGCAGGACGATCCCGTCGGAGCGGTCCTTGCTTCATGGGAAATGCCTTCGGGTATAGGGATCGAACGGGTACGCACGCCTCTCGGAGTCGTTGGCGTCATCTATGAATCACGCCCGAACGTGACCGCCGATGCCGGGGCACTTTGTCTCAAGTCCGGGAACGCGGTGATCCTGCGCGGTGGTTCGGAAAGCTTTCATTCCTCGCGCGCGATTCACGCATGCCTGCAATACGGATTGCAAGAAGCGGGTCTGCCCAAAGACTCGATCCAACTGGTCCCGACGCGCGACCGCGCGGCGGTTTCGCACATGCTGGGGATGACGGATGCGATAGACGTCATCGTCCCTCGAGGTGGTAAGGGTCTGGTCAGTTTGGTGCAGCGAGAGGCGAGAGTGCCGGTCTTCGCTCATCTCGAAGGGATCGTACATATCTACATCGATGCGGAAGCCGATCCAGAAATGGCGCTGAAGGTCGTACTGAATGCGAAGACACGTCGAACGGGGATCTGTGGTGCCGTCGAATGCCTGCTGATCCACGAAGCCGTCGTCGACACGATCGGGCAGGGGGTGATCCGCGCATTGATAGATGCAGGCGTTGAAGTTCGGGGTGACAGTCGGCTTGCCGGAATCGACGGTGTCCAATCGGCTGGCGAAGAGGATTGGGGCCGCGAGTATCTTGACAACATCGTCGCGGCCCGCGTGGTCGAGGATCTTGATGCGGCGCTGGCTCATATCGCACGGTATGGGTCTGACCACACGGATTGCATCCTGACCGAGGATGCCAAAGCGGCGGCGCGGTTCCTTAACGAAGTCGATAGCGCCATCGTGATGCACAATGCCTCGACCCAATTCGCCGATGGGGGAGAGTTCGGGATGGGGGCCGAGATTGGCATCGCAACCGGCCGTCTTCACGCACGAGGGCCAGTCGGGGCACAGCAGCTCACAAGCTTCAAATACAAGGTACGAGGCACGGGCGCGATTAGAAGCTAG
- a CDS encoding histidine phosphotransferase family protein, protein MTETDPRICALLGSRICHDLVSPLGAISNGVELLQMSGMGNSPELMLITESVENANARIRLFRVAFGAASPEQRIARAELTEILRPIGQGRKIEIDWALPADMPRDTARLVLLLLLCCETVLPFGGQVAVETEAQRIAIVVTAERLRDLPDLWQQATGESNEMPQASEIHFPLAAHAAAEMGARISVMQEEGRIAISA, encoded by the coding sequence ATGACCGAAACAGACCCCAGGATCTGCGCCCTTCTGGGATCGCGGATCTGCCATGATCTAGTTTCACCACTTGGTGCCATCAGCAACGGTGTCGAGCTTCTTCAGATGTCGGGAATGGGAAATTCACCGGAACTCATGCTGATCACGGAAAGTGTCGAAAACGCGAATGCGCGAATCCGGCTCTTCCGCGTGGCCTTCGGCGCGGCAAGCCCGGAGCAGAGGATCGCCCGTGCCGAACTGACTGAAATCCTCCGGCCGATCGGTCAGGGTCGCAAGATCGAGATAGATTGGGCACTGCCTGCCGATATGCCTCGCGACACGGCCCGCCTTGTTCTGCTGCTTCTTCTGTGCTGCGAGACGGTGCTGCCCTTTGGCGGTCAGGTCGCCGTAGAGACCGAAGCCCAACGGATAGCCATCGTCGTCACGGCAGAGCGGCTTCGCGACCTACCCGACCTCTGGCAGCAGGCAACCGGTGAAAGCAACGAGATGCCACAAGCATCGGAGATCCACTTTCCCCTTGCCGCTCACGCCGCGGCCGAGATGGGGGCACGTATTTCGGTCATGCAGGAAGAGGGCCGGATCGCGATCTCGGCCTAG
- a CDS encoding DUF3553 domain-containing protein, with protein sequence MSDMNSLLEPGMIVRHPTRPDWGDGQVQSNISGIVTVMFQHEGKVVIDGSKIDLVPVF encoded by the coding sequence ATGTCGGATATGAACTCGTTGCTCGAACCGGGTATGATCGTGAGGCATCCGACGCGTCCCGATTGGGGTGACGGACAGGTGCAGTCGAATATCTCGGGAATCGTCACCGTAATGTTCCAGCACGAAGGCAAGGTAGTCATCGACGGCAGCAAGATCGACCTCGTTCCGGTGTTCTGA
- a CDS encoding GNAT family N-acetyltransferase — MIQPNFQLSMAKDPDDLAEAQRLRYAVFVEELGGDGPLVDHLERREVDAYDAAADHLILRDLDRDPGDTVIGVYRMLTDDRAAAAGGFYSEREYDLEPLRRTGRPLLELGRSCLHQNYRGGGAMFELWSGLVEYVLENKVEIMFGTASFHGTNLDALSRPLSALHRYSLAPQELRVKARPPFGVPMDRDPEMHVDRLAAMREVPALIKAYLRLGGYVGEGAYVDHAFNTTDVCLVMDTARLNARQSAIYTRDRK; from the coding sequence ATGATCCAGCCGAATTTCCAGCTTTCGATGGCCAAAGATCCTGACGATCTGGCCGAAGCTCAGAGGCTGCGCTACGCGGTGTTCGTGGAAGAACTCGGCGGCGACGGGCCGCTTGTCGATCACCTCGAACGTCGGGAGGTCGATGCTTATGATGCCGCTGCCGATCACCTGATCCTGCGCGATCTTGACCGTGATCCGGGCGACACCGTCATCGGTGTCTACCGGATGCTGACGGATGACCGCGCGGCCGCTGCGGGTGGGTTCTACAGCGAACGTGAATACGACCTGGAACCGCTGCGTCGGACGGGCCGGCCGCTTCTGGAGCTCGGGCGGTCTTGCCTGCATCAGAATTATCGCGGTGGCGGCGCGATGTTCGAGCTCTGGTCAGGCCTCGTGGAATACGTCCTCGAGAACAAGGTCGAGATCATGTTTGGAACGGCGTCGTTCCATGGGACAAATCTGGATGCACTCTCAAGACCTCTTTCGGCGTTGCACCGCTACTCTCTCGCGCCGCAGGAACTACGCGTGAAGGCTCGGCCGCCCTTTGGCGTGCCAATGGACCGCGATCCCGAAATGCATGTGGATCGCCTTGCAGCGATGCGGGAGGTCCCCGCCCTGATAAAGGCCTACCTGCGTCTGGGGGGGTATGTAGGCGAAGGGGCTTACGTGGACCATGCGTTCAACACGACTGATGTCTGCCTCGTCATGGATACTGCGCGCCTCAATGCGAGGCAAAGCGCGATCTACACCCGGGATCGCAAATGA
- a CDS encoding lysophospholipid acyltransferase family protein: MTGPGAMVSNHVSWLDCFALNAGGPLYFVSKSEVGSWPGIGWLAHATGTVFIRRNPRDAQKQRSIFEDRLRAGHRLLFFPEGTSTDGRRVLDFKSTLFAAFFINDFRHDMAIQPIALRYVAPPGAPPTFYGWWGDMAFGPHLLDVLSAKAGGQVEVIYHEPLPVAAMANRKTLAQVATETVRKAISASAEPRTET; the protein is encoded by the coding sequence ATGACCGGTCCGGGGGCGATGGTGTCGAACCACGTGTCTTGGCTCGACTGCTTTGCGCTCAACGCAGGTGGCCCGCTTTACTTCGTATCGAAGTCCGAGGTCGGAAGCTGGCCCGGGATCGGTTGGCTCGCTCATGCAACAGGGACTGTTTTCATCCGTCGCAATCCGCGTGATGCCCAAAAGCAGCGTTCGATCTTCGAGGACCGCCTCCGCGCGGGGCACAGGCTGCTATTCTTCCCTGAGGGGACATCGACGGATGGCCGCCGCGTGCTGGATTTCAAATCAACGCTATTCGCGGCTTTCTTCATAAATGACTTTCGTCATGACATGGCGATCCAGCCGATTGCCCTGCGCTATGTCGCACCACCCGGCGCGCCCCCGACATTCTACGGCTGGTGGGGAGACATGGCATTCGGACCACATCTGTTGGACGTATTGTCGGCAAAGGCTGGGGGGCAGGTAGAGGTCATCTATCACGAACCGCTGCCTGTCGCCGCCATGGCGAACCGAAAGACGCTCGCTCAGGTTGCGACTGAAACGGTGCGTAAAGCGATCAGTGCCTCAGCCGAGCCTCGCACTGAGACCTGA
- a CDS encoding thiamine phosphate synthase has protein sequence MSNDRPQIYLITPPQIDIGTFPETLARLLDAEAVACLRLDLATRDEDRLMRAADALRAVTEPRDVALVIRDQWAIAERTGLDGVHLSDGVRNVRAARKALGTDAIVGSFAGTSRHEGMNAGEAGVDYVTFGPCGGAISAEDALAQDELFAWWSEVIEIPVVAEGGLNEERLATLSKITDFVSFGEEVWSDDDPLARLSGLSARLG, from the coding sequence ATGTCGAACGACAGACCGCAGATCTATCTCATCACGCCCCCGCAGATCGATATCGGGACGTTTCCTGAAACGCTCGCACGCTTGCTTGATGCCGAAGCGGTGGCATGCCTTCGGCTCGACCTCGCCACTCGCGACGAGGACCGGCTGATGCGGGCGGCCGATGCGCTTCGCGCCGTTACCGAGCCCCGCGACGTGGCATTGGTCATTCGCGATCAATGGGCGATTGCCGAACGGACGGGTCTCGATGGTGTGCATTTGTCCGACGGGGTGCGAAACGTGCGGGCTGCACGCAAGGCGCTCGGCACGGATGCCATCGTCGGTAGCTTCGCGGGCACGTCGCGGCACGAGGGGATGAACGCAGGCGAGGCCGGAGTGGACTACGTCACGTTCGGTCCATGTGGCGGCGCCATTTCGGCAGAAGACGCGCTGGCTCAGGACGAGCTATTCGCCTGGTGGTCAGAGGTGATCGAGATCCCGGTCGTCGCCGAAGGTGGTCTGAACGAAGAACGACTCGCAACCCTTTCCAAGATTACCGATTTTGTTTCCTTTGGAGAGGAAGTGTGGAGCGATGACGATCCGCTTGCGCGGCTTTCAGGTCTCAGTGCGAGGCTCGGCTGA
- a CDS encoding RNA methyltransferase has protein sequence MTTSRTPACILVRPQMGENIGAAARAMLNFGWTDMRLVDPRDGWPNPRAEALASGAVRVLDDARVEKSLAEAAGDCHFTFATTARPRDLVKPVYTPEEAVSEARSRLDSGQKVGFFFGPERAGLENDDIAQANAIVTVPVNPDFASLNLAQCVLLVAYEWRRQEGEGSLPVPDTDRATVEDIDRLAGHFEERLDEAGFFFPATKAPHMKRSLRNLWSRLPLLQSDIQILHGALRQLVRHRDGQR, from the coding sequence ATGACAACTTCCAGAACTCCGGCCTGTATTCTCGTACGCCCGCAAATGGGCGAGAATATCGGCGCGGCCGCGCGCGCGATGCTCAATTTCGGGTGGACGGACATGCGCCTCGTCGATCCGCGCGACGGGTGGCCCAACCCGCGGGCCGAAGCGCTGGCGTCGGGTGCCGTGCGCGTGCTCGATGATGCGCGCGTGGAAAAGAGCCTCGCCGAGGCGGCGGGAGATTGTCATTTCACGTTTGCGACGACGGCGCGTCCACGCGATCTCGTCAAGCCGGTCTACACACCGGAAGAAGCGGTAAGCGAGGCACGGAGCAGGCTCGATTCGGGGCAAAAGGTCGGTTTCTTTTTCGGACCGGAGCGCGCGGGGCTAGAGAACGACGATATTGCGCAGGCGAATGCAATCGTGACCGTACCGGTCAATCCGGACTTCGCCTCACTTAATCTCGCGCAATGCGTGCTCCTCGTGGCATATGAATGGCGCAGGCAGGAGGGTGAGGGAAGCCTTCCGGTTCCCGACACGGATCGTGCGACCGTCGAAGATATAGACCGCCTTGCCGGACATTTTGAGGAGCGTCTGGATGAAGCCGGGTTCTTCTTTCCCGCCACCAAGGCCCCTCACATGAAGCGTAGCCTGCGCAATCTCTGGTCACGCTTGCCGCTTCTTCAAAGCGATATCCAGATTCTGCACGGAGCGTTGCGGCAATTGGTGCGGCACCGCGACGGACAGCGCTGA
- the ctaA gene encoding heme A synthase: MSSTKRSIFEEVDDTAKSVTPKGGMIDARPRGARGGVRIWMMILFALVVVMIAVGGLTRLTDSGLSITEWAPVTGALPPLNEADWQAEFDLYREIPQYQLMNRGMSLEEFKSIYWWEWGHRQLGRLVGLVWALGFMGFLVTRKIPPGWTGRMIGIGALGGLQGAIGWWMVTSGLQGEALSVASYRLATHLGLAFIILGLLAWWILSLGRSEAELMQARRNRERRLMGLGAWLVGLAFTQIILGALVAGIDAGRGYTDWPLMAGGFFPPQPFAIEPLWRNFFENDGLVQFMHRMAGYLLFAFGIFVFLRARKSSLKKTRAAFHGVLGMLVLQMVIGIVTVMHSAPWYLAILHQFGAVVLWVLILRARYQTAYPRSQSVRGNVR, translated from the coding sequence ATGAGCAGCACGAAGCGGTCGATCTTCGAGGAGGTCGACGATACCGCCAAATCCGTAACCCCGAAAGGCGGGATGATCGATGCGCGGCCGCGCGGCGCGCGTGGCGGCGTACGGATCTGGATGATGATCCTGTTTGCATTGGTCGTCGTCATGATCGCCGTCGGCGGGCTTACCCGGCTGACCGACAGTGGCCTCTCGATCACGGAATGGGCTCCGGTCACTGGTGCACTGCCGCCGCTGAACGAGGCTGACTGGCAGGCCGAATTCGATCTCTATCGCGAGATCCCGCAATACCAGCTCATGAATCGCGGAATGTCCCTTGAGGAATTCAAGTCGATCTACTGGTGGGAATGGGGCCACAGACAGCTCGGGCGGCTCGTCGGGCTGGTCTGGGCGCTCGGTTTCATGGGGTTCCTCGTCACCCGCAAGATCCCGCCCGGCTGGACCGGTCGGATGATCGGGATCGGAGCGCTTGGCGGTTTGCAGGGGGCGATCGGCTGGTGGATGGTAACCTCCGGCCTGCAAGGCGAGGCGCTGAGCGTCGCCTCCTATCGCCTTGCCACGCATCTGGGACTTGCCTTCATCATCCTCGGCCTCCTCGCGTGGTGGATCCTGTCGCTCGGTCGGTCGGAAGCCGAACTCATGCAGGCCAGACGCAACCGGGAGAGGCGGCTGATGGGCCTGGGGGCATGGCTCGTCGGTTTGGCCTTCACCCAGATCATTCTCGGCGCGCTGGTCGCGGGGATAGATGCGGGCCGCGGTTATACCGACTGGCCATTGATGGCCGGCGGCTTCTTCCCGCCCCAGCCCTTCGCGATCGAACCTCTCTGGCGCAATTTCTTCGAGAATGACGGTCTGGTGCAGTTCATGCATCGAATGGCAGGGTATCTGCTCTTCGCGTTCGGCATCTTCGTCTTCCTTCGCGCCCGAAAATCATCCCTCAAGAAGACCCGCGCCGCATTCCATGGTGTGCTCGGAATGCTGGTGCTGCAGATGGTCATCGGCATCGTGACGGTCATGCATTCCGCGCCATGGTATCTCGCGATCCTGCACCAGTTCGGGGCGGTGGTCCTCTGGGTTCTGATCCTTCGCGCGCGGTATCAGACGGCCTATCCGCGCAGCCAATCTGTCCGCGGGAACGTGCGATGA